Proteins from a single region of Corylus avellana chromosome ca11, CavTom2PMs-1.0:
- the LOC132166392 gene encoding uncharacterized protein LOC132166392: MTRTKQTARRNKKPRRKQLATKAAFKDDLEGYRAMSSILKTQFGNINLMLEATFMEGYRAGFDKLKRILKENHPEIDVSNFEVHDFPMPPEALKHLPSANQVSCDSPAISPQP, encoded by the exons ATGACCCGTACAAAGCAAACTGCTCGCAGAAACAAAAAGCCTCGCAGGAAGCAACTCGCAACCAAG GCTGCTTTTAAGGATGACTTGGAGGGTTATAGAGCCATGTCGTCCATCCTTAAGACCCAGTTCGGGAATATTAACTTGATGTTAGAGGCCACCTTTATGGAGGGCTACCGTGCTGGGTTTGACAAGCTCAAGAGGATCCTTAAAGAGAATCACCCAGAGATTGACGTATCCAATTTTGAGGTACACGACTTTCCCATGCCGCCCGAAGCCTTGAAACATCTTCCTTCTGCAAACCAAGTTTCATGTGACTCGCCGGCCATCTCCCCCCAGCCATGA
- the LOC132165382 gene encoding histone H3.3, protein MARTKQTARKSTGGKAPRKQLATKAARKSAPTTGGVKKPHRYRPGTVALREIRKYQKSTELLIRKLPFQRLVREIAQDFKTDLRFQSHAVLALQEAAEAYLVGLFEDTNLCAIHAKRVTIMPKDIQLARRIRGERA, encoded by the exons ATGGCCCGTACGAAGCAAACTGCTCGCAAGTCCACCGGAGGAAAGGCTCCCAGGAAGCAACTCGCTACCAAG GCTGCCCGTAAGTCTGCTCCCACCACCGGTGGGGTCAAGAAGCCCCATCGCTACCGTCCTGGTACTGTTGCTCTTCG TGAAATCCGTAAGTATCAGAAGAGTACCGAGCTCTTGATCAGGAAGCTTCCCTTCCAGAGGCTTGTTCGTGAAATTGCCCAGGACTTCAAG ACTGATCTGCGTTTCCAGAGCCATGCTGTCTTGGCTCTTCAGGAGGCGGCCGAGGCCTACCTGGTAGGTCTGTTCGAGGACACCAACCTCTGTGCCATCCATGCCAAGCGGGTTACCATCATGCCTAAGGATATCCAGCTGGCTAGGAGGATCAGGGGCGAGCGTGCCTAA